A window of Ignavibacterium sp. contains these coding sequences:
- a CDS encoding integron integrase, whose product MHGIKQNIFPAAVNPPQQQVKPKLLDQVRNVMRVNHYSKKTEEAYINWIKRFILFHNKRHPIDMGAEEIKSFINNLVTNYHVSSATQNQALQGILFLYKNILNKDVGWIENIKHSTRVKHLPVVLSKREVARVFDNLEGTNKLIVSLLYGSGLRLSEALKLRIKDIDFDYKQILVRDGKGEKDRHTILPDSVISELKKHLNKVYLKHKDDLKNGKGETILPYALKKKYPNAGKEFGWQYAFPADKFIKDNDSGLITRWHIHESTVQRAVKDAVKKSGITKPASPHTFRHSFATHLLENGYDIRTIQELLGHSSVKTTMIYTHVLNRGLGVKSPLD is encoded by the coding sequence TTGCACGGAATAAAACAAAATATTTTTCCTGCTGCTGTAAATCCTCCCCAACAACAAGTTAAACCAAAATTGCTTGATCAGGTAAGGAATGTAATGAGGGTAAATCACTACAGCAAAAAGACAGAAGAAGCATATATAAACTGGATAAAAAGATTTATTTTATTCCATAATAAGCGTCATCCAATAGATATGGGCGCTGAAGAAATTAAGTCATTCATTAATAACCTCGTAACTAATTATCATGTCTCATCCGCTACGCAAAATCAGGCATTGCAGGGAATATTGTTTCTTTACAAAAACATTTTAAATAAAGATGTTGGCTGGATTGAAAATATTAAACACTCAACAAGAGTAAAACACCTGCCTGTTGTTTTATCCAAAAGAGAGGTTGCTAGAGTATTTGATAATCTTGAAGGAACTAATAAACTGATTGTTTCATTACTTTATGGCAGTGGTTTAAGATTATCCGAAGCCTTAAAGCTAAGAATAAAGGATATTGATTTCGACTATAAGCAAATATTAGTCAGGGATGGTAAAGGTGAGAAAGACAGACACACAATTCTTCCCGATTCTGTAATTTCGGAATTAAAGAAACATTTAAATAAAGTTTACTTAAAACACAAAGATGATTTAAAGAATGGAAAAGGCGAAACAATCCTTCCTTATGCATTAAAGAAAAAATATCCGAATGCAGGCAAGGAGTTTGGATGGCAGTATGCATTTCCTGCGGATAAATTCATAAAAGATAATGATAGTGGTTTAATAACCAGATGGCACATTCACGAAAGTACTGTACAGCGTGCAGTAAAAGATGCTGTTAAAAAGAGTGGTATAACGAAGCCAGCCAGTCCGCATACTTTCCGGCATTCATTTGCTACACATTTACTTGAAAATGGTTATGATATTAGAACGATTCAGGAACTACTTGGACATAGTTCTGTAAAAACAACAATGATTTATACCCATGTTTTAAATAGAGGGCTGGGAGTTAAGAGTCCATTAGACTGA
- a CDS encoding S8 family serine peptidase — translation MKKLILFIIIIATYSSLAQNNKYILRTNNIIDLTEYKQSDYFFDITKLVNEDSSKLLTNSIHLFELNKFLKEYRIKSLRKFIRRLPDDLQTLKTDNGTELPLTELQRTFIIETESVLNETELQALKENSTIIQNIDKLVPIEVDAWPPNDPRYIYQPQFYNSTYNIDLPRAWNYSSGNSGVKIGIVDHGIDYYHEDLGNGFGQGYRIRGGYDFKDNDGNPKPEYSDETHGTPIAGIVGAVNWNGTGVIGIAGGSSSDINSGCQIFSFRVTSSETSNGKRLLDRELIAEAVFEAATVPEINNGFGYGVHVINCSFGGDSPTYWSWGSLSAQSYYYSFWWAWANNVTVVAARGNTPNPTEIRYPADFSNGNALICVSGVDYAGNLDPGSKYGNNVTIASPYYLQETTHNNNSYNYFNGTSNATPIVAGVAALVRSKLREKGVLYPYSDDIREIIKISAISKNDPEKYGAGLVDAGQALYLTDKFLLTHTVASKNRSVVNVSNPPTDKIAFYYPYGLYIVQETKKITGTIEVPTTYNIDSTWVWANSGTNGFIWQNPSYGTTNATFVNKSGRDWIFETYCYKLVSLSGYSTFWYPYDPNQAQIRVSIFGKYTPVVAPIISNFTQSPNPLYRGNSGSVTCNLSQGNGNLNYNWSIVSGNTGFSISNTNSQTVSIHYSNTDAIEKTITENISSPKETPIEGPTGAVLKCKVWNSAGTDSANVFINLATTPHGCPFVYTWNGETWVEDNNILPQSQAPDLLGQDVTDFYQLYTKPLLEDDKYYLAIGEFEEEISYLDQLKLLVVDHPQETFITVDDEGEIIQFAKPAYFANAQLDSIDVYKKLIGLDSIKAEVSIDDTLSLSFEDVSVGTEKWLLVIGQQQPIYKDKISGSILGGVKENTAEFSSFRLRKNPTYQWILVPDGNSSSLQVDIAFQSEAEIDYTELSHKLELLFTVYTPQLLYAEHSTFGDVTSLLNQIDEQYSVLNTDEMITLEYSAPPINEGMERTFIFVSRGRYERLENKMLAKGKPQIENKNQQTTSTENTNIVYEYGLSQNYPNPFNPVTTINYQIKEQGLVQLKVYNLLGQEIVTLVNEFQSSGIYETLFDASNLPSGVYIYSLRVNDFIQNNKMTLLK, via the coding sequence ATGAAAAAACTTATCTTATTCATAATAATAATTGCCACATATTCTTCGTTAGCACAGAACAATAAATATATACTCAGAACAAACAACATCATTGATTTAACAGAATATAAACAGTCAGATTATTTCTTTGATATAACAAAATTAGTTAACGAGGATTCTTCAAAATTATTGACTAATTCAATTCATCTTTTTGAATTAAATAAATTCTTAAAAGAATATAGAATTAAATCACTTCGAAAATTTATAAGGAGACTGCCAGACGACCTTCAAACTCTTAAAACAGATAATGGAACAGAGCTACCGCTTACTGAACTGCAAAGAACATTTATAATCGAGACTGAATCAGTTCTAAATGAAACTGAGCTACAAGCACTTAAGGAAAATAGTACAATAATTCAAAATATTGACAAATTAGTTCCAATTGAAGTTGATGCCTGGCCTCCAAATGATCCACGCTATATTTATCAACCACAATTTTATAACTCAACTTACAATATAGATTTACCTCGCGCCTGGAATTATTCTTCTGGTAATTCTGGAGTTAAAATAGGCATTGTTGATCACGGTATAGATTATTATCACGAAGATTTAGGCAATGGCTTTGGTCAAGGTTATCGCATTCGAGGCGGATACGATTTTAAGGATAACGATGGTAATCCAAAACCTGAATATTCTGATGAAACACACGGAACACCTATCGCTGGAATTGTTGGAGCAGTAAATTGGAATGGCACTGGTGTGATTGGTATTGCCGGCGGGTCTTCATCAGATATAAATTCCGGTTGTCAAATATTTTCGTTCAGAGTAACATCAAGTGAAACAAGCAATGGTAAGAGACTTTTAGATCGTGAATTAATTGCAGAAGCAGTTTTTGAAGCAGCTACTGTACCAGAAATCAATAATGGTTTTGGCTATGGTGTTCATGTTATAAATTGTAGTTTTGGTGGTGACAGTCCAACATATTGGTCTTGGGGTTCACTTTCTGCACAGAGCTATTACTATTCATTTTGGTGGGCTTGGGCTAATAATGTTACAGTAGTTGCTGCGAGAGGTAATACTCCTAATCCAACTGAGATACGCTATCCAGCCGACTTTTCTAATGGTAATGCATTAATATGTGTATCTGGTGTCGACTATGCTGGTAATTTAGATCCTGGGAGCAAATATGGTAATAATGTTACGATTGCTTCACCCTATTATTTGCAAGAAACTACTCATAATAATAATTCATATAATTATTTTAACGGCACTTCAAATGCAACCCCCATAGTAGCTGGTGTAGCCGCTTTAGTTCGTTCTAAGTTACGTGAAAAAGGCGTGTTATATCCTTATAGTGATGATATACGCGAAATAATTAAAATTAGTGCAATATCTAAGAACGATCCAGAAAAATACGGTGCTGGTTTAGTAGACGCTGGTCAAGCGCTATATCTTACAGATAAATTTTTACTTACACATACAGTAGCTTCAAAAAATAGAAGTGTTGTGAATGTGTCAAATCCACCGACTGATAAAATTGCTTTTTATTATCCCTATGGACTATACATTGTTCAAGAAACAAAAAAAATAACCGGAACAATTGAAGTTCCAACTACTTATAATATAGATAGCACTTGGGTTTGGGCAAACAGCGGCACAAATGGATTTATTTGGCAAAATCCTTCATATGGTACAACGAATGCAACTTTTGTAAACAAATCCGGGCGTGATTGGATATTTGAAACTTATTGCTATAAGTTGGTTAGTTTATCTGGTTATAGTACTTTCTGGTATCCATATGATCCAAATCAAGCTCAAATAAGAGTTTCCATTTTTGGTAAATACACACCTGTCGTTGCACCAATCATTTCCAATTTCACGCAATCTCCAAATCCATTATATCGCGGTAATAGCGGTTCCGTAACTTGTAATCTTTCACAAGGTAATGGCAACTTAAATTATAATTGGTCAATCGTTTCAGGTAACACTGGGTTTTCAATTTCAAATACAAATTCTCAAACTGTTTCAATTCATTATAGTAATACAGATGCAATTGAGAAAACAATTACAGAAAATATTTCTTCCCCTAAAGAGACCCCAATTGAAGGGCCAACCGGCGCAGTACTCAAATGTAAAGTGTGGAATAGTGCTGGGACTGATTCGGCAAATGTGTTTATAAATCTTGCAACAACACCACACGGCTGTCCGTTTGTTTATACGTGGAACGGAGAAACCTGGGTTGAGGACAATAACATCTTACCTCAAAGTCAAGCCCCGGATTTACTTGGACAAGATGTAACTGACTTTTATCAACTCTATACAAAACCACTTCTTGAGGATGATAAATACTACCTTGCAATTGGAGAATTTGAAGAAGAAATTTCTTACTTAGACCAATTAAAACTGCTTGTAGTTGACCATCCTCAAGAAACATTTATCACAGTGGATGACGAAGGCGAAATAATTCAGTTTGCAAAACCAGCATATTTTGCAAACGCACAACTTGATTCGATTGATGTTTACAAAAAACTTATTGGATTAGACAGCATAAAAGCAGAAGTAAGCATAGACGACACATTAAGTCTATCGTTTGAAGATGTCAGCGTAGGAACAGAGAAATGGTTACTGGTAATAGGTCAACAACAACCGATTTACAAAGACAAAATATCTGGAAGTATTCTGGGCGGCGTTAAGGAAAACACAGCAGAATTTTCATCATTCCGGTTAAGGAAGAATCCAACCTATCAATGGATTTTAGTGCCTGATGGAAATTCAAGTTCTTTGCAAGTAGATATAGCATTCCAGAGCGAAGCAGAAATAGATTATACAGAACTAAGTCATAAACTTGAATTGCTCTTTACGGTTTATACTCCACAACTTTTATATGCAGAGCATTCAACATTTGGAGATGTAACAAGTCTATTGAATCAGATAGACGAACAATATTCAGTACTCAATACAGATGAGATGATAACCTTAGAGTACTCAGCACCACCAATAAATGAAGGAATGGAAAGAACATTTATATTCGTATCAAGAGGAAGATACGAGCGATTAGAAAATAAAATGTTAGCCAAAGGTAAACCACAAATCGAAAATAAAAATCAACAAACAACTTCAACTGAAAATACAAATATTGTTTATGAGTATGGATTAAGTCAGAACTATCCGAATCCGTTTAATCCGGTAACTACAATTAATTATCAAATAAAAGAACAAGGTTTAGTTCAATTGAAAGTATATAATTTATTAGGTCAAGAAATAGTAACACTTGTAAATGAATTTCAAAGTTCTGGTATTTATGAGACATTATTCGATGCAAGTAATTTGCCAAGTGGCGTTTACATCTACTCATTAAGAGTGAATGATTTTATTCAGAATAACAAAATGACATTGTTGAAATAA
- a CDS encoding T9SS type A sorting domain-containing protein translates to MKNILLECVIIFCLPFYISFAQEPLSYFPHSVGNRWDYNYWNGNTQFYTTTVTRDSLSQDGSKYLFYDNENEPRYKVDSSYNVFRSPYIHGNDYLIYKLYADSGDAWFNPAFAEWAWVARIDTDYVFSNLTTIKVYQYGPAHPDSTPFPYILRERWLASGFGLIYEWEEPWYFYSLKGCIVEGDTFGIITNVELKVYENPIDFVIKQNYPNPFNPSTTIEFILPEEAEINLSIYDMLGRQVSIIYEGIKEAGNHRYYWNASGLSSGIYFCRLNAYGGLKTIKMLLTK, encoded by the coding sequence ATGAAAAATATTTTATTGGAATGCGTAATAATTTTTTGTTTGCCATTTTACATTTCCTTTGCACAAGAACCTCTAAGTTATTTCCCTCATAGCGTTGGAAATAGATGGGACTATAACTACTGGAATGGCAATACTCAGTTTTACACAACTACTGTCACTCGAGATTCACTTTCTCAAGATGGAAGTAAATATCTTTTTTATGACAATGAAAACGAACCAAGATATAAAGTTGATTCTTCATATAATGTTTTTCGAAGCCCATACATACATGGGAATGATTATTTGATTTACAAATTGTACGCTGATTCAGGGGATGCTTGGTTTAATCCTGCATTTGCTGAATGGGCTTGGGTAGCAAGGATAGACACAGATTATGTGTTTTCAAATTTAACAACCATAAAGGTATATCAATATGGACCGGCACACCCGGATTCAACACCATTCCCTTATATTCTCAGGGAACGTTGGCTTGCAAGTGGTTTTGGTTTAATTTACGAATGGGAAGAACCCTGGTACTTTTACTCTCTTAAAGGATGCATAGTTGAGGGTGATACTTTTGGAATTATTACAAATGTAGAATTAAAAGTATATGAAAATCCAATAGATTTTGTAATAAAGCAGAACTATCCTAACCCCTTTAATCCCAGTACAACAATAGAATTTATACTACCGGAAGAAGCTGAAATAAATCTGAGTATCTATGATATGCTTGGGAGGCAAGTATCAATAATTTATGAAGGTATAAAAGAAGCCGGTAATCACAGATATTATTGGAACGCTTCGGGATTATCGAGCGGGATATACTTTTGCAGGTTAAATGCTTATGGAGGATTAAAAACTATCAAAATGTTATTAACTAAATAA
- a CDS encoding tetratricopeptide repeat protein, translated as MLKKIFQSILLVSLFVSFSTFAQEMKPEAGKLYNEGNSLLKAGNYNGAVEKYNQALNIEKDYRIYYQKGVALKKADKLDDARIAFEECLKLSPNNEAALNALGGTFFSMGDYNKAIETFEKVLAVSKNNSVKDKVKKNMSLAYTKLGNQAMSSGNANKAIEYLTKAVELDKYDAAYLLLAQLYQELGQYDNSIKAAEDALKYRSKINKGGAYYYMGLSYKGKGDMAKAKEMFNQAKGDPSYRANAEYQLGLMK; from the coding sequence ATGTTAAAAAAAATCTTTCAATCCATTTTGCTGGTTTCCCTTTTTGTATCTTTCAGTACATTTGCGCAGGAAATGAAACCCGAAGCCGGGAAACTTTATAACGAAGGCAATTCATTACTAAAAGCTGGTAACTATAACGGTGCTGTAGAAAAATACAATCAGGCGCTGAATATCGAGAAAGATTACCGGATTTATTACCAGAAAGGCGTTGCCTTAAAAAAAGCCGATAAACTGGATGATGCAAGAATCGCTTTTGAGGAGTGCCTTAAGCTTAGTCCGAATAACGAAGCTGCATTGAATGCATTAGGTGGAACATTTTTCTCAATGGGAGATTATAATAAAGCAATTGAAACATTCGAGAAGGTTTTAGCGGTTTCGAAAAATAATTCAGTAAAAGATAAAGTTAAGAAAAATATGTCGCTTGCCTATACCAAATTAGGTAATCAGGCAATGAGCTCAGGTAATGCTAATAAAGCAATAGAATATCTTACCAAAGCTGTTGAGCTCGATAAATACGATGCTGCTTATCTTTTGCTCGCTCAATTGTATCAGGAATTAGGTCAGTACGATAACTCAATTAAAGCTGCCGAAGATGCTTTGAAATATCGCTCAAAGATAAATAAAGGTGGAGCTTACTATTATATGGGGCTTTCCTACAAAGGAAAAGGTGATATGGCTAAGGCAAAAGAAATGTTTAATCAGGCAAAAGGAGATCCAAGTTATCGAGCAAATGCTGAGTACCAGCTTGGTTTAATGAAATAA
- a CDS encoding T9SS type A sorting domain-containing protein has translation MNNKIYKYILLSFFFLNSLVYAHKEWVHQHQVRQAYLLLKQQLGFDVAILQNHLGFNHNGEGPGPFLGCSIVQGAWEEDLYDPVWEVGGLMLGPWSYCGWDASSTHFWNADAGDNSTINIPSDLNDCPLPGGEIPNAYWKAMHYIYGGWVIKWKPQNGYTFTASNGHTYRFEKQVLEYPMVVTFYYNSLVDLYKNGNIVFVQYPKSNFRIYNVTLKKYVSISGNFPIPAGMRNLFVWEILGRTAHLLGDMSVPAHVKNDVHPCHVQIPLNSNGTIYNEGDTYELHIGGLVGGSNPNCNDPQSIFPAQNVTWADALNQGGFINVFGKENPIRYLFYTTNQLADHFGSLSTKENPSFDPQRWYPGDNNYSVQFGNDYYSEFQQLINTMGSPVTNISDFPPSIDATTNTAFVYGIRAIAGLFHWFAKECDILYAPVVAPIIANFTQSPNPLYRGNSGSVTCNLSQGNGSLNFNWSIVSGNTGFSISNTNSQTVSLHYSSTDAIEKSITENISSPKETPIEGPTGAVLKCKVWNSAGNDSANVFINLATTPHGCPFVYTWNGETWVEDNNILPQSQDPDLLGQDVTDFYQLYTKPILDEGKYYLAVGEFEEEISYLDQLKLLVVDHPQETFITVDDNGEIIQFAKPAYFANAQLDSIDVYKKLIGLDSIKAEVSIDDTLSLSFEDVSVGTEKWLLVIGQQQPIYKDKISGSILGGVKENTAEFSSFRLRKNPTYQWILVPDGNSSSLQVDIAFQSEAEIDYTELSHKLELPFTVYTPQLLYAEHSTFGDVTSLLNQIDEQYSILNTDEMITLEYSAPPINEGMERTFIFVSSGRYERLENRMLAKGKSDIANKYQLTSNTENSNIVYEYGLGQNYPNPFNPVTTISYQIKEQGLVQLKVYNLLGQEIVTLVNDVQSSGIYESLFDASNLPSGVYIYSLRVNDFVQNNKMTLLK, from the coding sequence ATGAACAACAAAATCTATAAATACATTTTATTATCATTTTTCTTTTTGAACTCACTGGTATACGCCCATAAAGAGTGGGTTCATCAACATCAAGTTAGACAAGCTTATCTTTTATTAAAACAACAATTAGGTTTCGATGTTGCAATATTACAAAACCATTTGGGATTTAACCACAATGGGGAAGGCCCTGGGCCATTTTTAGGATGTAGTATCGTACAAGGTGCTTGGGAAGAAGATTTATATGATCCTGTTTGGGAGGTTGGTGGATTAATGTTAGGTCCTTGGAGTTATTGTGGATGGGACGCTTCTTCAACTCATTTTTGGAATGCTGATGCGGGGGACAACTCTACTATAAATATTCCTTCAGATTTAAACGATTGTCCTTTACCTGGTGGGGAAATTCCAAATGCATATTGGAAAGCAATGCATTACATTTATGGCGGTTGGGTAATAAAATGGAAACCACAAAATGGTTATACTTTTACTGCTTCAAACGGACATACTTATAGATTTGAAAAGCAAGTATTAGAGTATCCAATGGTAGTTACATTTTATTATAATTCTTTGGTTGACCTTTATAAAAATGGTAACATAGTCTTTGTACAGTATCCTAAATCTAACTTTAGAATATATAATGTTACATTAAAAAAATATGTCTCGATAAGTGGAAATTTTCCAATCCCAGCCGGGATGAGAAATCTTTTCGTCTGGGAAATATTGGGTAGGACTGCTCATTTATTAGGAGATATGTCAGTACCTGCTCACGTTAAAAATGATGTACATCCCTGTCACGTTCAAATTCCACTTAATTCTAATGGAACTATCTATAATGAGGGCGACACTTATGAACTTCATATAGGTGGTCTAGTCGGCGGCAGCAATCCTAACTGTAATGATCCTCAGTCAATTTTTCCAGCACAAAATGTCACGTGGGCTGATGCATTAAATCAAGGCGGTTTCATAAACGTCTTTGGTAAAGAAAACCCGATTCGTTATTTATTCTATACAACTAATCAATTAGCTGACCATTTTGGTAGTCTATCTACAAAAGAAAACCCCAGCTTTGATCCTCAACGTTGGTATCCTGGTGACAATAATTATTCTGTTCAGTTTGGAAATGATTATTATTCAGAATTTCAACAATTAATTAACACTATGGGCTCACCTGTTACTAATATCAGTGATTTTCCTCCTAGCATTGATGCGACAACCAATACTGCATTCGTCTATGGTATCAGAGCAATCGCTGGTTTATTCCATTGGTTTGCTAAAGAATGTGATATTTTATACGCACCAGTCGTTGCACCAATAATTGCCAATTTCACTCAATCACCAAATCCATTATATCGTGGCAATAGCGGGTCGGTAACTTGTAATCTTTCACAAGGAAATGGCAGCTTGAATTTTAATTGGTCAATCGTTTCTGGTAACACCGGTTTTTCAATTTCAAATACAAATTCTCAAACTGTTTCCCTTCATTACAGTAGTACAGATGCAATTGAGAAATCAATTACAGAAAATATTTCATCTCCGAAAGAGACGCCAATAGAAGGGCCAACCGGCGCAGTACTTAAATGCAAAGTTTGGAATAGTGCCGGCAATGATTCGGCAAATGTTTTTATAAATCTTGCAACAACACCGCACGGCTGTCCGTTTGTTTATACGTGGAACGGAGAAACCTGGGTTGAGGACAATAACATCTTACCTCAAAGTCAAGACCCGGATTTACTTGGACAAGATGTAACAGATTTCTATCAGCTCTACACAAAACCAATTTTAGATGAAGGGAAATACTATCTTGCAGTTGGCGAGTTTGAAGAAGAAATATCTTACCTAGACCAACTGAAGCTGCTTGTAGTTGACCATCCTCAAGAAACATTTATAACAGTTGATGACAACGGAGAAATAATTCAATTTGCAAAACCGGCATATTTTGCAAACGCACAACTTGATTCGATTGATGTTTACAAAAAACTTATTGGATTAGACAGCATAAAAGCAGAAGTAAGCATAGACGACACATTAAGTCTATCGTTTGAAGATGTCAGCGTAGGAACAGAGAAATGGTTACTGGTAATAGGTCAACAACAACCGATTTACAAAGACAAAATATCTGGAAGTATTCTGGGCGGCGTTAAGGAAAACACAGCAGAATTTTCATCATTCCGGTTAAGGAAGAATCCAACCTATCAATGGATTTTAGTGCCTGATGGAAATTCAAGTTCTTTGCAAGTAGATATAGCATTCCAGAGCGAAGCAGAAATAGATTATACAGAACTAAGTCATAAACTTGAATTGCCCTTTACGGTTTATACTCCACAACTTTTATATGCAGAGCATTCAACATTTGGAGATGTAACAAGTCTGCTGAACCAAATCGATGAACAATATTCCATTCTTAATACTGACGAAATGATCACCTTAGAATACTCAGCACCGCCAATAAATGAAGGAATGGAAAGGACATTTATATTTGTTTCAAGCGGCAGATACGAGAGATTAGAAAACAGAATGTTAGCAAAAGGTAAAAGCGATATTGCAAACAAATATCAACTAACATCGAATACTGAAAACTCAAATATTGTTTACGAATATGGATTAGGTCAGAACTATCCGAATCCATTTAATCCAGTAACAACAATTAGTTATCAAATAAAAGAGCAAGGATTAGTTCAGTTGAAAGTGTATAATCTATTAGGTCAAGAAATCGTAACGCTTGTAAATGATGTTCAAAGCTCTGGAATTTATGAATCATTATTTGATGCAAGTAATCTTCCTTCGGGTGTTTATATCTACTCATTAAGAGTGAATGATTTTGTTCAAAATAACAAAATGACTCTATTGAAGTGA
- a CDS encoding RNA polymerase sigma factor, giving the protein MQEQNNDFELIKKFLDGDESAFNRLVLKYQEKIYLLARRMTGNHLDADEVVQEVLMVLYKKLNTFEFKSSFYTWLYRITMTRSINYIKKRSLKAFLPLSGLKNKMNEDFDPLVSFENKEKVVRLEKILQKIPAKQREVFILRNFEQLDYEEISKITGTSVGALKANYFHALNKVKELMNDYENQK; this is encoded by the coding sequence ATGCAGGAACAGAATAACGATTTTGAACTGATAAAAAAGTTTCTTGATGGAGATGAATCTGCATTTAACAGATTAGTTCTTAAATATCAGGAAAAAATCTATTTGCTTGCCCGCAGGATGACAGGCAATCATCTTGATGCTGATGAAGTTGTTCAGGAAGTTTTAATGGTTCTTTATAAAAAGTTGAATACTTTTGAATTTAAGTCTTCGTTTTACACCTGGCTTTATAGGATTACGATGACGAGAAGTATTAACTATATCAAAAAGAGAAGCTTAAAAGCATTCTTACCACTTAGTGGTCTGAAAAATAAAATGAATGAAGACTTTGATCCGCTGGTTTCATTTGAGAATAAAGAGAAGGTAGTCAGATTGGAAAAAATTTTACAGAAGATTCCTGCAAAGCAAAGAGAAGTTTTTATACTCAGAAATTTTGAACAATTAGATTATGAGGAAATAAGTAAAATAACAGGTACATCGGTTGGAGCACTGAAAGCAAATTATTTTCACGCATTAAATAAAGTAAAAGAGCTAATGAATGATTATGAAAACCAAAAATAA
- a CDS encoding periplasmic heavy metal sensor encodes MKKGILLLTIAVFSLGLFSQIFAQRQRMEMRERIHNRMEERLNLTDAQKAKVEELRLNHQKKMIDLKANLEKKEVELNALRRSDKLNRSDLLKLTKEISEIRNSMAVEKANHQMDIYELLDNNQKQIWREMKPGEMMKEGKRMKMHRHMDKD; translated from the coding sequence ATGAAGAAAGGAATTTTGTTATTAACAATTGCTGTCTTTTCTCTCGGCCTGTTTTCACAAATTTTTGCTCAGAGACAAAGAATGGAAATGAGGGAACGAATTCACAATCGGATGGAAGAGAGACTGAATCTGACTGATGCTCAAAAAGCGAAAGTTGAAGAATTAAGATTAAATCATCAGAAAAAAATGATTGACCTGAAAGCGAACCTAGAGAAAAAAGAAGTTGAATTAAATGCATTGAGAAGAAGTGATAAATTAAATCGCAGCGATTTATTGAAACTAACAAAAGAAATAAGTGAAATAAGGAATTCAATGGCTGTTGAAAAGGCCAATCACCAAATGGATATTTATGAATTGTTAGATAATAATCAGAAACAGATTTGGCGCGAAATGAAACCCGGAGAAATGATGAAGGAAGGTAAAAGAATGAAGATGCACAGACATATGGACAAAGATTAG
- a CDS encoding carboxymuconolactone decarboxylase family protein, producing the protein MNYLEILSLISASAAVKNLDEFDYFVRLALQKRISKIKIYEALLQNYLFCGFPNALFFLKRFHHLSGYKPKKISSLNTNRLKEKGIKTSKKIYGDKLEKLISNVKKFSPELSEWLIIEGYGKVISRSALKIKEREACIISVLTTQMFEEQLISHLYGGLRNGLKITQIRKIISNLSEISCEKEKEFGLNVLNKIKQK; encoded by the coding sequence ATGAATTACCTTGAGATACTCTCACTCATTTCTGCTTCAGCTGCTGTGAAGAACTTGGATGAATTCGATTACTTCGTCCGACTTGCTCTGCAAAAAAGAATTTCAAAAATCAAAATATATGAAGCGCTGCTTCAGAATTATCTGTTCTGTGGTTTCCCGAATGCATTGTTTTTTCTGAAAAGGTTTCATCATCTGTCGGGATATAAGCCAAAAAAAATCTCCTCTTTGAATACCAATCGTTTAAAGGAAAAGGGAATTAAAACAAGCAAAAAGATTTATGGAGATAAACTGGAAAAGCTGATTTCAAATGTGAAAAAATTCTCACCGGAACTATCTGAATGGCTGATTATTGAAGGATACGGAAAAGTTATCAGTCGTTCTGCTCTAAAAATTAAGGAAAGGGAAGCTTGTATAATATCAGTTCTTACGACACAAATGTTTGAAGAGCAGCTTATATCTCATCTATATGGTGGATTAAGAAATGGATTAAAGATTACACAGATTAGAAAAATAATCTCAAACCTTTCTGAAATCAGTTGTGAGAAAGAAAAAGAATTCGGTTTGAATGTTTTGAATAAAATCAAACAAAAATAG